From the genome of Arthrobacter russicus:
GATCTGGGTGATCTGCGTGCAGTTGTTCTTCTTCGGCGCCGGCCTCGGCATGATCATGCAGGTGATCGTGCTGGTGGTGCAGAACGCGGTTCCGGCGAACGAGATCGGCACCGCGACCAGCACCAACAACTACTTCCGGGAAGTCGGCGCCTCGTTGGGCGTCGCGGTCTTCGGCACGCTGTTCGCCTCTCGGCTCGCGGAGTCGCTCAAATCGGTGTTCGGCAGCTTCGGCGCCTCGGCGGAACAGGCCTCCTCGGCTTCGGCCAGCATCGATCCGGCGACGCTCAACGCGCTCCCCGGCCCAGTCAAAGAAGCCGTGGTCAACGCCTATGCGGATTCTTTGGCCCCGGTGTTCTGGTACTTGATCCCGTTCCTGGTGATCGCCTTGATCCTGGCGCTGACCCTGAAGCAGATTCCATTGTCCGACACCTCCGGGATGGTGGCCCGCGGCGAAGCCGTCGGCGGCGAAGAAGCGGAACGGTTGGAAGCCGAGCGATTGGCGGCACAACAGCATCCGGAGGCCGGGGCGGACCCGGAACACCGAACCAGCAAGCTCTGACCCGCTGGTTTCCGGACCGAGCCGGTGTGCTGCTCTTTGGGGGCAGCACACCGGCTTTTCCGTGCCGGAAGCGTCAGTTTTTGACGAACCAGGCTGCGCCGTCCGGCGCTTGGGCCAATTGCACCGCCCGCAAATGCGCGGCATTGAGCTCCGGCAAGTCGTCCAGCGCGAACCAGCGCACGTCCGATGACTCGTCATCGTTCACCCGGGCCTCACCGCTGAGGTAACGGCAACGGAAGCTCTGGTTCAAGAACGTGCAGACGTCGCCGTTGGCAAAAACCACCGGTCCGACCACATTGGTGGAGACCAGCCGCTCCACTTCGACCAGCACCCCGGTCTCCTCCAGGACTTCCCGGGCCGCGCCCACCGCGGGTTCCTCACCCGGGTCTAGCATCCCGGTGATGATGGTCCACGCGCCGTTGTCCGCCCGTCGGCCCAGCAGCACCCGGCCGGCGTCGTCGAGCACTACCGCTCCGACGCCGGGCAACCACAAGGGGTCGTGGCCGATCTTCTGACGCAAGGACAGGATGAAATCTGGGATTGGCATGCTGCCAGTCTCTCAGGCCGGCAGCAAGAGCGCGAGCAGCGTTCCGGCCAGCATGAACGGCCCGAACGGAATCGCCGAATCCAAGCTGCCCCGACGGCTCAGCAGCAAGCCGAGCCCGGCCAAACCGCCGAGCAGGAAGGTCAGCACGGTGCCGTAGAAAAGATGCGGCCAGCTCAGATAGGCCAGATAGAACCCCAGCACTACCGCGAGTTTCACATCGCCCAAGCCCATTCCTGCGGGGTGCAGCAAGCGCAGCAGCAAATACCCGGAGCCGAGCAGCAGGCCGCCGAGCAGCGTGCGCAATGCGGTTCCGGGATCACCGCGCAGCAAGCTGGCGGCAGTCAGCAGCAGCAACCCGATCAGCGCGGACGGGTAGACGATCCGGTTGGGCAGCAGATGCGACCGGAGATCGATAATGCTCAGCGGAACCGTGATCGCCAACAAGTATCCGCAGGCCAGCAGCACCAGCGCGAAGCTCAGCGGCCAAGCCGTGAGCGCACCGAGGTTTTGCAGCATCTTCGGATGTTACTGGATTGTTCGGTGCAATGGTTCCGGGGCGGCGTAAGCTGTGGATATGTGGCAGCAGGAAAGTTCGGTCAGTGCAGATGCCTTCCGAGCGCTGTGCCGCTCATCCCCTTGGAAGTGGCAGAGCCTGCGGTTCCAAGTACGCCCGGCGGCCGCCGAAGCCCGCTTCGTGACTGCCTGGTTGCGCCGGCCGCTCGCCCTGCGGGTCGAAGCCGCCGACGGCACGCTGCTGCACAGCACCGCCGCGCTGAACGACTCGAAGGATTCGCTGTTCACCTCGGGTTCGCGCAAGCCTTGGCTGCTCCCGGCGTATCTGGTCACCCCCGGGTACGACGACGACGGCCTGGTCCGGCGGCGTCCGGAAGCCGCATACGGCGAGCCCGGTTTCGGTCCGGATCCGGCCTCCGCCGCCCGGTTCTCGGCTTGGTTGGACCCGGTGGAACTGGCCGGCAAGGCCCCGGTGCCCTTGGATTTCCCGTTTTCCAATGTGACCGAGCCGGAAGCGATCGCGATCGTGGACCATGAAGGCCGCCAGGCCCTCGAAACGGTTCTGCGGCCGAATCCGACCTACACGCCGTTTCATCCCGATGCGCCGATCTTGTTCCCGGGCCGCACCGCGGTGCGGATCGACGCCGGCACCGGCATTTGCGTGGCCAGCCAGTCGTTGGACGGCGAAACGGCCGGCCAGGGCCATTGGCTCAAGATCCTGGCCGTGGACGAGTACATGTTGG
Proteins encoded in this window:
- a CDS encoding NUDIX hydrolase — encoded protein: MPIPDFILSLRQKIGHDPLWLPGVGAVVLDDAGRVLLGRRADNGAWTIITGMLDPGEEPAVGAAREVLEETGVLVEVERLVSTNVVGPVVFANGDVCTFLNQSFRCRYLSGEARVNDDESSDVRWFALDDLPELNAAHLRAVQLAQAPDGAAWFVKN
- a CDS encoding prepilin peptidase — its product is MLQNLGALTAWPLSFALVLLACGYLLAITVPLSIIDLRSHLLPNRIVYPSALIGLLLLTAASLLRGDPGTALRTLLGGLLLGSGYLLLRLLHPAGMGLGDVKLAVVLGFYLAYLSWPHLFYGTVLTFLLGGLAGLGLLLSRRGSLDSAIPFGPFMLAGTLLALLLPA